A region of Pseudosulfitobacter pseudonitzschiae DNA encodes the following proteins:
- a CDS encoding DUF1403 family protein, translating to MTFARPDPISDLDTLPRMPAWVTSTRAETLEDVAFLSGAALNHLHVVLGRAEVPQALLRDRLALRAAEACVAFSGRPERVGALRDAVLLLRPGDLPGPAGETYLAWRRAVERPVSIKALGRALPTIEPGQIAAWLDAGQGVPVCRAAMVLEAVLREAPRADVAGLILADAALAQALGWEHLVPLLAAGLKRADLRKRGDDLRLACHRALFSSAGEAVRLSTDLARRAAHLKAVAPKLRAKRAGDAVAMFLSRDAVAPSALPLADRAARRLCDRLVDLGAVRELTGRDTFRLYGV from the coding sequence ATGACTTTTGCCCGGCCAGATCCCATCAGCGACCTCGACACGTTACCCCGGATGCCTGCCTGGGTCACCTCCACGCGCGCTGAAACCCTTGAAGATGTGGCGTTTTTGTCGGGAGCGGCACTGAACCACCTGCATGTTGTGCTAGGACGCGCGGAGGTGCCCCAAGCCTTGTTGCGGGACCGGCTCGCGCTGCGCGCGGCCGAGGCCTGTGTCGCGTTTTCCGGGCGCCCGGAGCGGGTAGGGGCGTTGCGTGACGCTGTGCTCCTGCTGCGCCCCGGCGATCTGCCCGGACCCGCAGGCGAAACGTACTTGGCCTGGCGGCGCGCTGTGGAACGGCCGGTGTCGATCAAGGCTCTGGGTCGAGCCTTGCCGACCATCGAGCCGGGCCAGATTGCCGCGTGGCTGGATGCGGGGCAGGGGGTGCCCGTTTGCCGAGCGGCGATGGTGCTGGAGGCGGTACTGCGCGAGGCGCCGCGCGCAGATGTAGCAGGGCTGATCCTCGCGGATGCGGCCCTCGCCCAAGCCCTCGGTTGGGAACATCTCGTGCCGCTGCTGGCCGCGGGCCTGAAACGCGCTGACCTGCGCAAGCGCGGCGATGATCTTCGTCTGGCCTGTCATCGCGCACTTTTCTCTTCGGCGGGTGAGGCCGTGCGTCTCTCCACCGACCTGGCGCGTCGGGCGGCGCATCTGAAAGCGGTCGCACCCAAGCTCCGGGCCAAGAGGGCTGGCGACGCGGTCGCGATGTTTCTGAGCCGCGATGCCGTGGCGCCTTCAGCCTTGCCTTTGGCGGATCGCGCCGCGCGGCGGCTCTGCGACCGGCTGGTCGACCTCGGCGCGGTGCGCGAGCTGACCGGGCGCGACACCTTCCGGCTCTACGGGGTGTAG
- a CDS encoding helix-turn-helix domain-containing protein produces MPQKKTSQQKAEATPAKRQKSSTERIFGPAVMSHGFTGVPNILVRGQKRLGLNTAQFNILVQLLSYWMDPAKPPFPSKRNLLERLDMSETTLQKHIRDLEAQGFLRREQQTTAAGDFGSNIYHLDGLVRKLKKLAPDFDDERAEREAARQKTERPNARANARAAAAKQRATTAKTED; encoded by the coding sequence ATGCCCCAGAAGAAGACATCGCAACAAAAGGCCGAAGCCACCCCGGCAAAGCGTCAGAAGTCCTCGACCGAGAGGATCTTCGGCCCCGCCGTGATGAGCCATGGTTTTACCGGTGTTCCGAACATCCTCGTTCGGGGCCAGAAGCGTCTTGGGTTGAACACGGCCCAGTTCAATATTCTGGTTCAGTTGTTGAGCTATTGGATGGACCCGGCGAAGCCACCTTTTCCGTCAAAACGGAATCTGCTGGAACGTCTGGATATGTCTGAGACGACCTTGCAGAAGCATATTCGCGACTTGGAAGCACAGGGTTTTCTGAGGCGCGAGCAGCAAACGACAGCTGCAGGGGATTTCGGATCCAACATCTATCACCTCGATGGGCTGGTACGGAAACTGAAGAAGCTCGCCCCGGATTTTGACGACGAGCGGGCTGAACGTGAGGCGGCGCGTCAGAAAACAGAGCGCCCGAATGCTCGGGCAAATGCGCGGGCAGCGGCCGCCAAGCAGCGTGCGACAACTGCAAAGACCGAGGACTGA
- the scpB gene encoding SMC-Scp complex subunit ScpB has product MAKDRSDPELDRELADLPPELRWREWMRRIEAVLFASASPVPRDDLARVVGQGASVDLLVEDLAADLEGRAFEIAQVAGGWMFRTRPAYAPAIRTAANVGDQLLDLNEFDVAVLAAIAYHQPITRDGLKDIFGKEISRDLIGRLHARDLIGTGPRSPRRGAPYTFVTTEQFLVAFGLESLHDLPDREQMEDAGFQGEPPQVGVG; this is encoded by the coding sequence ATGGCCAAGGATCGCTCCGACCCCGAACTCGACCGCGAGTTGGCCGACCTGCCGCCGGAGCTGCGCTGGCGGGAATGGATGCGCCGGATCGAGGCGGTGCTCTTTGCCTCGGCCTCGCCGGTGCCGCGCGACGACCTGGCGCGCGTGGTGGGGCAGGGGGCCTCGGTCGATCTGCTGGTCGAGGATCTGGCCGCCGATCTGGAAGGGCGGGCCTTCGAGATTGCCCAAGTCGCTGGCGGCTGGATGTTCCGAACGCGGCCCGCCTACGCGCCCGCAATCCGCACGGCGGCAAATGTCGGGGACCAGCTACTCGACCTGAATGAATTCGACGTCGCGGTTTTGGCCGCTATCGCCTACCATCAACCGATTACGCGCGACGGGCTCAAGGACATCTTCGGCAAGGAGATCAGCCGTGACCTGATCGGCCGGCTGCATGCGCGCGACCTGATTGGGACCGGACCACGGTCGCCTCGGCGCGGGGCGCCCTATACCTTCGTCACCACCGAGCAGTTCTTGGTGGCGTTCGGGCTGGAGAGCCTGCATGACCTGCCCGATAGGGAGCAAATGGAGGATGCGGGTTTTCAGGGGGAGCCACCTCAAGTTGGTGTTGGCTGA
- the repC gene encoding plasmid replication protein RepC, with protein MKHTGWRKPTPGLGIAEQLAQAGEQVAISKTRAFVAVKRVGAYIGLKAGDMMLLDTLGAFTQAQDWEEGQRPIVWASNAYLMEQTGFSLSALKRHARRLAEIGVISFQDSPNGKRWGRRDAEGRIVEAYGFDLSPLSARVEEFEELHADLQAERELCQRLKRQITVARRMIRARIEAAVSSAMRGPWTQFTGLFEELLDRLPRRHEASEQLVRLLTWFKELQERVEAAYLKAIKVAGPVENTPEIKEQSLEKTQEMNPREVISEPHILITNQLNPVTCNSSENEEVAAVVPNAQPEDQVDRELEEWVAEVRKKRAALDLPTVMQACPEFASWARNMGGFLKDWGDLHRVAGQLRPMIGVSEHAWNVAQDRLGKQVATAALALVFEKHCAGEVSSPGGYLRGMVEKAGAGELHLERSFYGRLSGQAA; from the coding sequence ATGAAACATACAGGTTGGCGCAAGCCGACACCGGGTCTTGGCATTGCAGAGCAGCTTGCCCAAGCCGGTGAACAGGTAGCTATATCCAAAACACGGGCGTTCGTCGCCGTGAAGCGGGTTGGAGCCTACATTGGCCTCAAGGCCGGAGACATGATGCTCCTCGACACGCTCGGGGCCTTTACCCAAGCCCAGGACTGGGAGGAGGGCCAGCGCCCGATCGTCTGGGCGTCGAACGCCTATCTGATGGAGCAGACCGGGTTCTCGCTCTCCGCGCTCAAGCGCCATGCACGGCGACTGGCCGAGATCGGCGTGATCTCCTTCCAGGACAGCCCAAACGGCAAGCGGTGGGGCCGCAGGGACGCCGAGGGGCGCATCGTCGAGGCCTATGGCTTCGATCTGTCGCCGCTTTCAGCCCGTGTCGAGGAGTTCGAGGAGCTCCATGCCGATTTGCAGGCCGAGCGCGAGCTCTGTCAGCGCCTGAAGCGACAGATCACGGTGGCACGCCGTATGATCCGCGCTCGGATCGAGGCTGCTGTCAGCAGCGCGATGCGCGGCCCCTGGACGCAATTCACGGGCCTCTTCGAGGAGCTTCTGGACCGGCTTCCGCGCCGGCATGAAGCCTCAGAGCAGCTTGTGCGGCTGCTAACCTGGTTCAAAGAGCTTCAGGAACGCGTTGAAGCTGCCTATCTCAAGGCAATCAAGGTCGCAGGGCCTGTGGAAAACACACCTGAAATCAAGGAACAAAGTCTTGAGAAGACTCAAGAAATGAACCCCAGGGAGGTCATTTCTGAACCTCATATACTAATTACAAACCAACTTAATCCTGTAACCTGTAATTCCTCAGAAAATGAGGAAGTCGCGGCCGTGGTGCCTAATGCTCAGCCCGAAGATCAGGTTGATAGGGAGCTGGAAGAATGGGTGGCCGAGGTACGCAAGAAGCGTGCGGCGCTGGATTTGCCCACAGTGATGCAGGCTTGTCCCGAATTTGCTTCCTGGGCGCGTAATATGGGCGGATTCCTGAAAGATTGGGGCGATCTGCACCGGGTTGCCGGGCAGCTCAGACCGATGATCGGGGTGTCCGAGCATGCTTGGAACGTGGCGCAAGACCGCTTGGGCAAACAGGTGGCGACGGCGGCGCTGGCGCTTGTCTTCGAGAAGCATTGTGCGGGCGAAGTGTCCTCGCCGGGCGGCTATCTGCGCGGCATGGTCGAGAAGGCCGGGGCAGGGGAGCTGCATCTCGAGCGCAGCTTCTATGGCAGGCTCAGCGGGCAGGCGGCGTGA
- a CDS encoding AAA family ATPase, translating to MASAQQIIGLVKSHAEGDADRFYDLAMQLSAAEEQKGHTRLAEQLRQWAEAGQKPPAKRTPAITPIATPRGDLAEFLAASYPTERLVDVILPDRIESELAHLVVETRMREKLEAKGLKPRRRVLLSGPPGTGKTLSASALAGELQYPLFSVMLHGLITKFMGETAQKLKMIFDAVKTTRGIYLFDEIDALAAARGGENDVGEARRVLNSFLQFLDEDTGPSIVIATTNLPGILDRAVLRRFDLVLPYVMPDGPAIRQALERRLIGFSLSRMGWKRVTDAASGLSTADVVAAAEDAARRAVLNDTDKIATQDLLDALERRRSLQELGTDGNGTRPSALPPSQSRTTSPVPSKGRGRVQKTK from the coding sequence GTGGCATCCGCCCAGCAAATCATCGGTCTCGTCAAGAGCCACGCGGAGGGAGACGCCGATCGTTTTTACGATCTGGCGATGCAACTCTCTGCTGCCGAAGAGCAGAAGGGGCATACCAGGCTGGCTGAGCAGTTGCGACAATGGGCTGAAGCGGGGCAGAAGCCGCCTGCGAAGCGAACCCCTGCGATCACTCCTATCGCAACACCCCGCGGTGATCTGGCGGAGTTCCTTGCCGCGTCCTATCCGACCGAGCGCCTCGTCGATGTCATCTTGCCAGACAGGATCGAGAGCGAACTCGCGCATCTCGTTGTTGAGACGCGCATGCGTGAAAAGCTTGAGGCAAAAGGGTTGAAGCCACGGCGGCGCGTTCTCCTCTCTGGTCCTCCCGGAACCGGCAAGACCCTGAGTGCTTCAGCGCTTGCGGGGGAGCTGCAGTACCCCCTCTTTTCGGTCATGCTCCACGGGCTGATCACGAAGTTCATGGGTGAAACAGCGCAGAAGCTGAAGATGATCTTCGATGCCGTCAAGACGACGCGCGGTATCTATCTCTTCGACGAAATCGACGCTTTGGCGGCGGCCCGGGGCGGTGAGAACGACGTCGGCGAGGCCCGGCGGGTTCTGAACTCGTTCCTGCAGTTCCTGGATGAGGATACCGGGCCTTCGATCGTCATTGCCACTACAAACCTGCCGGGAATTCTTGACCGCGCGGTGCTGCGCCGCTTCGATCTCGTTTTGCCATACGTCATGCCCGATGGCCCGGCCATTCGGCAGGCGCTCGAACGTCGGCTGATCGGATTCTCGCTTTCTCGGATGGGATGGAAGCGGGTGACGGATGCGGCCTCAGGCCTCTCGACGGCCGATGTTGTGGCGGCGGCGGAAGATGCCGCTCGACGCGCCGTGCTAAATGATACTGACAAGATTGCGACACAGGATTTGCTTGATGCCCTCGAACGCCGAAGGTCGCTCCAAGAATTAGGGACCGATGGCAATGGCACGAGACCTTCCGCACTTCCACCTTCGCAATCTCGGACAACCTCGCCCGTTCCAAGCAAAGGGCGGGGGCGGGTCCAAAAGACCAAGTGA
- a CDS encoding tyrosine-type recombinase/integrase → MPSETEKSTSAPSDTNKDAPLDERDQKESDSIALPTHVAGSGTLDRLVYTARDYARAAASENTLKAYAKDWAHFARWLRMKGADPLPPSPEMIGLYLADLASGSGPSASQSASRPLSVSTIERRLSGLAWNYTQRGFTLDRNNRHVATVLAGIKRKHARPPVQKEAILAEDILVMVATLPYDLRGLRDRAILLLGYAGGLRRSEIVSLDVHKDDTPDSGGWIEIFDKGALLTLNAKTGWREVEIGRGSKDQTCPVHALERWLHFAKIDFGPVFVGSSRDGKRPSDTRLNDKHVARLIKRTVLNAGIRSELPEKERLALFSGHSLRAGLASSAEVDERYVQKHLGHASAEMTRRYQRRRDRFRVNLTKAAGL, encoded by the coding sequence ATGCCCTCAGAGACCGAGAAATCAACGTCAGCGCCCTCCGATACGAACAAGGATGCTCCCCTCGACGAGAGAGATCAAAAGGAAAGCGACAGTATCGCCCTGCCCACCCATGTCGCCGGGTCCGGCACGCTTGATCGGCTGGTCTATACCGCACGCGACTATGCCCGGGCCGCAGCGTCCGAGAACACGCTGAAGGCCTACGCGAAGGACTGGGCGCATTTCGCGCGTTGGCTCCGGATGAAGGGCGCGGATCCATTGCCCCCCTCCCCTGAAATGATCGGCCTCTATCTCGCGGATCTGGCGTCCGGATCGGGCCCCTCCGCTTCGCAGTCGGCGTCCAGACCCCTATCGGTCTCGACCATAGAACGCCGTCTCTCGGGCCTAGCTTGGAACTACACTCAGCGTGGCTTCACCCTCGATCGGAACAACCGGCACGTCGCGACAGTGCTGGCCGGGATCAAGCGCAAGCATGCGCGACCACCGGTGCAGAAGGAAGCGATCCTGGCCGAGGACATCCTCGTGATGGTCGCCACCCTTCCCTATGATCTGCGCGGGCTGCGGGATCGGGCGATCCTGCTCCTGGGCTATGCCGGTGGTCTGCGCCGCTCGGAAATCGTCAGCCTCGACGTGCACAAGGACGACACGCCGGACTCGGGCGGTTGGATCGAGATCTTCGACAAGGGCGCCCTGCTGACCCTCAACGCCAAGACCGGCTGGCGTGAGGTCGAGATCGGCCGCGGCTCCAAGGATCAGACCTGCCCCGTGCATGCTCTCGAGCGATGGCTGCACTTTGCGAAGATCGACTTCGGTCCGGTCTTCGTCGGCAGCTCACGGGATGGCAAACGCCCCTCCGACACACGGCTGAACGACAAACATGTGGCTCGCCTGATCAAGCGCACGGTCCTGAACGCCGGCATCCGATCCGAGCTGCCAGAAAAAGAACGCCTGGCGCTGTTCTCCGGTCACTCGCTGCGTGCCGGCCTCGCCAGTTCGGCAGAAGTCGACGAACGCTACGTCCAGAAGCATCTGGGGCATGCCTCGGCCGAAATGACCCGCCGCTACCAGCGCCGGCGCGACCGGTTCCGCGTGAACCTGACCAAGGCCGCCGGCCTCTGA
- a CDS encoding S8 family peptidase — translation MARDLPHFHLRNLGQPRPFQAKGGGGSKRPSDVPNRAAHAQALLQAIDALPDIPAAELPGVYLEVRSRVDERLKKDSLDASGLMLLRIEDAPVPGGAEERATVFATAKGIEKLRKKVEQFRTEDTPDREKDGEIVPGRPKNADLVQSVAAITEAGLRALWRSPPGKFPGADVATVWEVWLEPQMTEAFVAAAPNYGVTVGADRLEFPEDTVVIVQADHNQLAQAVRRLGGVRALASPTITADFFDGLPVAEQAQWVDELAGRTTYTDNPDPGYVTLLDTGVSRAHPLIQPALSVDDRHAANPAWGLEDVKGHGTQMGGLALFGDLTPKLHQANPVSVVNRLESVKLLPDAGMNPHHLLGAVTRQAINAVEQVGPRRRTFTMTTTTGEDTPHDGAPTSWSTEVDQLAAGVSGEMKQQRLVLVSAGNTDNFTFGAENYLDRCDHEDNEIESPAQAWNVVSVGAFTEKTVLPNGEPAQALAPFGDLSPASRTASWSSHWPNKPDVVLEGGNWALSAMPPPMRHGWLSLLSTHHNYPVRSFTFTFDTSAATALAAKDVTELWSDYPTLWPETVRGLYVSSARWTQRMRAHLPAQPNKGHYTPLFQRYGYGVPDMARARRSASNALTLIVEDTITPYGISEKTGGDVHNEMKLFALPWPVEALRALGNGDVTLRVALSSFIAPNPSEASRGVRYRYASHNLRFQLNRAGENEAQFLARISKAAEQPDGPANDEDDLWDFGSNRRHVGSLHIDQLTCKASDLARRNLLAVHPVTGWWKSKKLLDEGLPSVRYALIVEIDAGELEAELYAEVQVAVEALIAAQAAIAV, via the coding sequence ATGGCACGAGACCTTCCGCACTTCCACCTTCGCAATCTCGGACAACCTCGCCCGTTCCAAGCAAAGGGCGGGGGCGGGTCCAAAAGACCAAGTGATGTCCCCAATCGCGCGGCGCACGCCCAAGCATTGCTTCAGGCCATCGACGCGCTGCCGGATATTCCAGCAGCCGAACTTCCCGGCGTCTATCTGGAAGTCCGCTCCCGAGTAGACGAACGTCTGAAAAAGGACAGCTTGGACGCCAGCGGCCTGATGCTTCTGCGCATCGAAGATGCTCCAGTTCCCGGCGGCGCTGAAGAGCGCGCGACGGTGTTTGCGACAGCCAAGGGTATCGAAAAGTTGCGCAAGAAGGTCGAGCAGTTTCGGACTGAAGACACGCCTGATCGCGAGAAAGATGGTGAAATCGTCCCGGGGCGTCCGAAGAACGCGGACCTGGTGCAGAGCGTTGCTGCCATCACGGAAGCGGGATTGCGTGCCCTCTGGCGCAGCCCTCCAGGCAAATTTCCCGGAGCGGATGTTGCGACCGTCTGGGAGGTTTGGCTCGAGCCTCAAATGACCGAAGCTTTCGTCGCGGCCGCACCAAACTACGGCGTCACAGTGGGAGCGGATCGGCTGGAGTTTCCCGAAGATACCGTTGTGATCGTACAGGCCGATCACAATCAGCTCGCCCAAGCAGTCCGCCGACTGGGCGGCGTCCGCGCCCTTGCCTCTCCGACCATCACAGCGGATTTCTTCGACGGCTTGCCAGTGGCCGAACAGGCGCAGTGGGTCGACGAACTCGCGGGTCGTACGACCTACACTGACAATCCCGATCCTGGCTACGTTACGCTTTTGGATACCGGTGTCAGTCGCGCGCATCCTCTCATTCAGCCGGCGCTCAGCGTGGATGATCGACATGCCGCCAACCCGGCCTGGGGACTGGAGGATGTGAAGGGCCATGGCACGCAGATGGGAGGACTGGCACTCTTTGGCGATCTGACGCCGAAACTTCATCAGGCGAATCCGGTTTCTGTCGTGAACCGTCTGGAATCCGTCAAGCTGTTGCCTGATGCAGGGATGAACCCGCATCATCTCCTTGGCGCGGTCACAAGACAGGCGATCAATGCGGTCGAACAGGTCGGCCCCCGACGCCGGACCTTCACCATGACCACGACGACGGGTGAGGACACCCCGCATGACGGCGCTCCGACGTCCTGGTCGACGGAGGTCGATCAGCTCGCCGCCGGTGTTTCAGGTGAGATGAAACAACAGCGCCTGGTGCTTGTCTCGGCAGGGAATACCGACAACTTCACCTTTGGTGCCGAAAACTACCTCGACCGATGCGATCACGAGGACAACGAAATCGAGTCGCCGGCCCAGGCGTGGAATGTTGTGTCTGTCGGAGCCTTTACAGAGAAGACCGTACTACCAAATGGAGAGCCGGCCCAAGCGCTTGCACCATTCGGCGACTTGTCGCCAGCTTCGAGAACTGCATCGTGGTCGTCCCATTGGCCGAACAAGCCTGACGTCGTCCTTGAAGGTGGAAACTGGGCGCTAAGTGCCATGCCTCCGCCAATGCGGCACGGATGGTTATCACTCCTTTCGACGCACCACAATTATCCGGTCCGATCCTTCACATTCACCTTCGACACCAGCGCGGCGACAGCGCTTGCAGCGAAGGACGTAACGGAACTCTGGTCGGACTATCCGACGCTTTGGCCCGAGACAGTCCGTGGTCTCTATGTGTCTTCAGCGCGGTGGACGCAGCGGATGCGTGCACATCTGCCTGCCCAGCCGAACAAGGGTCACTACACGCCCCTTTTTCAGCGCTATGGATATGGTGTGCCGGACATGGCCCGTGCCCGCCGCAGCGCGTCGAACGCACTGACCCTTATCGTGGAAGACACGATTACGCCCTACGGAATTTCTGAAAAGACCGGCGGTGATGTCCACAATGAAATGAAGCTGTTCGCCCTTCCCTGGCCCGTTGAGGCTTTGCGCGCGCTCGGCAATGGCGATGTGACCTTGCGGGTGGCACTCAGCAGCTTTATCGCTCCGAACCCGTCCGAAGCCTCGCGCGGCGTTCGGTACCGCTACGCGTCCCACAACTTACGTTTCCAACTCAATCGCGCTGGCGAGAACGAAGCCCAATTCTTGGCTCGGATCAGCAAGGCGGCCGAACAACCCGATGGTCCTGCAAACGACGAGGATGATCTTTGGGACTTTGGTAGCAATCGGCGCCATGTCGGCTCCCTCCACATAGATCAGCTGACGTGTAAGGCTTCAGATCTAGCGCGGCGCAACTTGCTGGCTGTCCACCCTGTCACCGGATGGTGGAAGTCGAAAAAGCTTCTGGACGAAGGTTTGCCATCTGTGCGCTATGCGCTGATTGTCGAGATCGATGCAGGCGAGCTCGAAGCAGAGCTCTATGCGGAAGTTCAGGTGGCAGTTGAAGCACTCATTGCAGCCCAAGCGGCGATCGCTGTCTAG
- the repA gene encoding plasmid partitioning protein RepA → MRERSFAADTKDQPFDEIILQQGELISDRLNMLRQEQYPPDAQKGLRQFSLAEVAYYLGVTQSTIKKLHLEGKGPEPETSSSGRRSYSAEQMLELRAYLDKHGRPGKRRYVPYRQPGEELHVVSVVNFKGGSGKTTTAAHLAQHLALKGHRVLAIDLDPQASLTALHGIQPELDDVPSLYETLRYDDERKPITEVIRPTNFPNLDIVPASLELQEYEYDTPVALTSSDPHEGRTFFTRISKALSEVDDRYDVVVIDCPPQLGYLTLTALTASSSVIVTVHPQMLDVMSMSQFLLMLGGIMKTIRDAGANMRLKWFRYLVTRFEPTDGPQKQMVGFLQAMFPNQMLSAPVLKSTAISDAGITKQTLYEVERSQFVRTTYDRAVTSLNDVNDEIAELIHKAWGRE, encoded by the coding sequence ATGCGAGAACGGTCTTTTGCGGCTGATACGAAGGATCAACCCTTCGACGAGATCATCCTTCAGCAAGGAGAGTTGATTTCCGACCGCCTCAATATGTTGCGGCAGGAACAGTATCCTCCGGACGCCCAAAAAGGTCTACGTCAGTTTTCCTTGGCCGAGGTTGCCTACTATCTCGGCGTGACGCAGTCGACCATTAAGAAGCTTCATCTCGAAGGCAAAGGTCCTGAACCTGAAACATCGTCGTCCGGGAGGCGCAGCTACTCGGCCGAGCAGATGCTGGAACTGAGAGCTTATCTCGATAAGCATGGCCGCCCCGGAAAACGCCGTTATGTCCCTTATCGGCAACCTGGCGAAGAACTGCACGTCGTGTCTGTCGTGAACTTCAAAGGGGGTTCCGGAAAGACCACTACCGCCGCGCACCTCGCGCAGCACTTGGCGTTGAAAGGGCATCGAGTTCTTGCGATCGACTTGGACCCTCAAGCCTCGCTCACAGCTTTACACGGCATTCAGCCTGAACTCGACGACGTGCCTTCGCTCTACGAGACACTTCGGTATGATGACGAGCGCAAGCCGATCACAGAGGTGATCCGGCCAACAAACTTTCCCAACCTTGATATCGTTCCGGCAAGTCTCGAACTTCAAGAGTACGAATACGATACCCCGGTTGCTTTGACGAGCAGCGATCCCCACGAGGGCCGTACCTTCTTCACTCGTATATCGAAGGCGCTTAGCGAGGTTGATGACCGCTACGACGTGGTTGTGATCGATTGCCCTCCTCAGCTGGGCTACCTCACGCTTACTGCTCTCACGGCTTCTTCCTCGGTCATTGTGACGGTCCATCCTCAGATGCTGGACGTCATGTCGATGAGCCAGTTTCTCCTGATGCTGGGCGGGATCATGAAGACGATCCGTGACGCTGGAGCGAACATGCGCCTGAAGTGGTTCCGTTACCTCGTAACGCGATTTGAACCAACGGACGGTCCCCAGAAGCAGATGGTTGGGTTCCTCCAGGCGATGTTCCCAAATCAGATGCTGTCAGCTCCTGTGCTGAAGTCTACGGCGATCTCCGACGCTGGGATTACCAAGCAAACGCTTTACGAAGTTGAACGGTCTCAGTTCGTGCGGACTACGTACGACCGCGCAGTTACGTCTTTGAATGATGTGAACGACGAAATCGCTGAACTGATCCACAAGGCTTGGGGGCGAGAATGA
- the repB gene encoding plasmid partitioning protein RepB, producing the protein MARKDLLKSVMAGSPEQPKDSGRSGYAMRGASKSMKVSIDSLAENSKRLLEGETIVEIDPQLIDVSFVSDRLSDDDVAFDELKASIAAGRQDTPVLLRPHPEADGRYMIVFGHRRVRVASALGRKVRAVVKPMDDVAHILAQGQENTARADLSFIEKALFAKSLLDMGQAKDVIQSALTIDGTLLSRMLSVAQNVPRHVIEQIGPAKQIGRDRWEDFKKLASEPSNDKILKGALEFDGFQNLDSDARFEFLHSKLAEAGRVPKRRKTRAAPKKRTWTAGKGRIKGVIGRSGKAFSISLTAQDSTEFGDFLSGRLDQLYSEFLATKEEQSEQ; encoded by the coding sequence ATGGCTCGCAAAGACCTCCTGAAGAGCGTCATGGCCGGCTCGCCGGAGCAGCCCAAGGATTCCGGCCGCTCTGGGTACGCAATGCGCGGTGCTTCGAAGTCGATGAAGGTTTCGATTGATAGCCTTGCAGAAAACTCGAAACGTCTCCTTGAAGGCGAAACCATTGTCGAGATCGATCCGCAATTGATCGATGTGTCATTCGTTTCGGATCGGCTTAGTGATGACGATGTTGCTTTCGACGAACTGAAAGCATCGATCGCAGCGGGTCGTCAGGACACACCGGTATTGCTTCGTCCGCATCCGGAAGCGGATGGCCGCTATATGATCGTCTTCGGGCATCGCCGTGTGCGAGTTGCATCGGCGCTCGGTCGTAAGGTTCGCGCAGTTGTAAAACCAATGGACGATGTGGCTCACATTCTTGCTCAAGGGCAGGAAAACACTGCGCGCGCAGATCTCTCTTTTATTGAGAAGGCCCTATTTGCGAAGAGCCTCTTGGATATGGGTCAAGCAAAGGACGTGATCCAGTCCGCCCTTACCATCGATGGGACGTTGCTTTCACGGATGCTGTCAGTGGCGCAGAACGTCCCTCGGCACGTCATCGAACAGATTGGGCCGGCCAAGCAGATTGGGCGTGATCGCTGGGAAGACTTCAAGAAGTTGGCTTCGGAACCATCGAATGACAAGATCCTCAAGGGAGCTTTGGAGTTTGACGGGTTTCAGAACCTCGACAGTGATGCTCGCTTTGAGTTCCTGCACAGCAAGCTGGCAGAAGCGGGCAGGGTGCCGAAGCGCCGAAAAACGCGTGCCGCGCCCAAGAAACGAACCTGGACCGCTGGCAAAGGCCGCATCAAGGGTGTCATCGGCCGGTCCGGAAAGGCATTCAGCATTTCGCTTACGGCACAAGATTCAACCGAGTTCGGGGACTTTCTCTCGGGTCGGCTTGATCAGCTGTACAGCGAATTCCTCGCGACGAAAGAGGAGCAGTCAGAACAATGA